Genomic segment of Cyanobacterium stanieri LEGE 03274:
TGCCTACTTAAGCAACTTTATCATTGTTGCCTTAAAAATCATCCTCATCGTCGCCATTTTAGGCTATTTCGGCATCGAAACCACTTCCTTTGCCGCCCTACTCGCCGCCGCTGGTATCGCCATTGGTGCAGCTTGGGGAGGGCTTTTAGCTAACTTTGCCGCAGGGGTATTCTTAATTTTATTCACTCCCTTCGCAGTGGGCGATTTTATATCCGCAGCGGGAATAACTGGCACAGTGGATGAGATTGGTTTATTTGTCACCACCATTAACACCCCAGATAACGTTAAAACCATTGTTGGTAATAACAAGATTTTTGCCGATAATATCCAAAATTATTCCGCTAACCCTTATCGTCGGGTAGATTTAGTTGCCCAATTAAATCACAGCACCAATCATCAAGAGGCTATTGATTTATTAAAACAAAAACTTGCTACCATTGCCAATGTAATTGATGAACCTGCCCCCACGGTAGAAATTTTAGAATTTAATTTAGCTGGGCCTGTTTTAGCTGTACGCCCCTATTGTAATAATGACCATTATTGGCAAGTTTATTTTGATACCAATAAACTAATTAGAGAAACCTTTGGGGAAGCAGGATATTCTATTCCTGAACAACATTACGCCGT
This window contains:
- a CDS encoding mechanosensitive ion channel family protein — encoded protein: MLTKLWLLQLPVDEIQVERVNVFLQTVKEQLANFGIKLVGAILLWIVGQWLINKGVKLLSRLLKRQNIDITLIAYLSNFIIVALKIILIVAILGYFGIETTSFAALLAAAGIAIGAAWGGLLANFAAGVFLILFTPFAVGDFISAAGITGTVDEIGLFVTTINTPDNVKTIVGNNKIFADNIQNYSANPYRRVDLVAQLNHSTNHQEAIDLLKQKLATIANVIDEPAPTVEILEFNLAGPVLAVRPYCNNDHYWQVYFDTNKLIRETFGEAGYSIPEQHYAVRGLEKTNNLHG